In the genome of Pan troglodytes isolate AG18354 chromosome 15, NHGRI_mPanTro3-v2.0_pri, whole genome shotgun sequence, one region contains:
- the CHGA gene encoding chromogranin-A isoform X2: MRSAAVLALLLCAGQVTALPVNSPMNKGDTEVMKCIVEVISDTLSKPSPMPVSQECFETLRGDERILSILRHQNLLKELQDLALQGAKERAHQQKKHSGFEDELSEVLENQSSQAELKGRSEALAVDGAGKPGAEEAQDPEGKGEQEHSQQKEEEEEMAVVPQGLFRGGKSGELEQEQEEERLSKEWEDSKRWSKMDQLAKELTAEKRLEGQEEEEDNRDSSMKLSFRARAYGFRGPGPQLRRGWRPSSREDSLEAGLPLQVRGYPEEKKEEEGSANRRPEDQELESLSAIEAELEKVAHQLQALRRG, translated from the exons ATGCGCTCCGCCGCTGTCCTGGCGCTTCTGCTCTGCGCCGGGCAAG TCACTGCGCTCCCTGTGAACAGCCCTATGAATAAAGGGGATACCGAG GTGATGAAATGCATCGTTGAGGTCATCTCCGACACACTTTCCAAGCCCAGCCCCATGCCTGTCAGCCAGGAATGTTTTGAGACACTCCGAGGAG ATGAACGGATCCTTTCCATTCTGAGACATCAGAATTTACTGAAGGAGCTCCAAGACCTCGCTCTCCAAG GCGCCAAGGAGAGGGCACATCAGCAGAAGAAACACAGCGGTTTTGAAGATGAACTCTCAGAGGTTCTTGAGAACCAGAGCAGCCAGGCCGAGCTGAAAG GTCGGTCGGAGGCTCTGGCTGTGGATGGAGCTGGGAAGCCTGGGGCTGAGGAGGCTCAGGACCCCGAAGGGAAGGGAGAACAGGAGCACTCCcagcagaaagaggaggaggaggagatggcagTGGTCCCGCAAGGCCTCTTCCGGGGTGGGAAGAGCGGAGAgctggagcaggagcaggaggaggagcggCTCTCCAAGGAGTGGGAGGACTCCAAACGCTGGAGCAAGATGGACCAGCTGGCCAAGGAGCTGACGGCTGAGAAGCGGctggaggggcaggaggaggaggaggacaaccGGGACAGTTCCATGAAGCTCTCCTTCCGGGCCCGGGCCTACGGCTTTAGGGGCCCTGGGCCGCAGCTGCGACGAGGCTGGAGGCCATCCTCCCGGGAGGACAGCCTTGAGGCGGGCCTGCCCCTCCAGGTCCGAGGCTACCccgaggagaagaaagaggaggagggcagCGCAAACCGCAGACCAGAG
- the CHGA gene encoding chromogranin-A isoform X1 — protein sequence MRSAAVLALLLCAGQVTALPVNSPMNKGDTEVMKCIVEVISDTLSKPSPMPVSQECFETLRGDERILSILRHQNLLKELQDLALQGAKERAHQQKKHSGFEDELSEVLENQSSQAELKEAVEEPSSKDVMEKREDSKEAEKSGEATDGARPQALPEPMQESKAEGNNQAPGEEEEEEEEATNTHPPASLPSQKYPGPQAEGDSEGLSQGLVDREKGLSAEPGWQAKREEEEEEEEEAEAGEEAVPEEEGPTVVLNPHPSLGYKEIRKGESRSEALAVDGAGKPGAEEAQDPEGKGEQEHSQQKEEEEEMAVVPQGLFRGGKSGELEQEQEEERLSKEWEDSKRWSKMDQLAKELTAEKRLEGQEEEEDNRDSSMKLSFRARAYGFRGPGPQLRRGWRPSSREDSLEAGLPLQVRGYPEEKKEEEGSANRRPEDQELESLSAIEAELEKVAHQLQALRRG from the exons ATGCGCTCCGCCGCTGTCCTGGCGCTTCTGCTCTGCGCCGGGCAAG TCACTGCGCTCCCTGTGAACAGCCCTATGAATAAAGGGGATACCGAG GTGATGAAATGCATCGTTGAGGTCATCTCCGACACACTTTCCAAGCCCAGCCCCATGCCTGTCAGCCAGGAATGTTTTGAGACACTCCGAGGAG ATGAACGGATCCTTTCCATTCTGAGACATCAGAATTTACTGAAGGAGCTCCAAGACCTCGCTCTCCAAG GCGCCAAGGAGAGGGCACATCAGCAGAAGAAACACAGCGGTTTTGAAGATGAACTCTCAGAGGTTCTTGAGAACCAGAGCAGCCAGGCCGAGCTGAAAG AGGCGGTGGAAGAGCCATCATCCAAGGATGttatggagaaaagagaggaTTCCAAGGAGGCAGAGAAAAGTGGTGAAGCCACAGACGGAGCCAGGCCCCAGGCCCTCCCGGAGCCCATGCAGGAGTCCAAGGCTGAGGGGAACAATCAGGCCCccggggaggaagaggaggaggaggaggaggccaccAACACCCACCCTCCAGCCAGCCTCCCCAGCCAGAAATACCCAGGCCCACAGGCCGAGGGGGACAGTGAGGGCCTCTCTCAGGGTCTAGTGGACAGAGAGAAGGGCCTGAGTGCAGAGCCagggtggcaggcaaagagagaagaggaggaggaggaggaggaggaggctgaggctggagaggaggcTGTCCCCGAGGAAGAAGGCCCCACTGTAGTGCTGAACCCCCACCCGAGCCTTGGCTACAAGGAGATCCGGAAAGGCGAGA GTCGGTCGGAGGCTCTGGCTGTGGATGGAGCTGGGAAGCCTGGGGCTGAGGAGGCTCAGGACCCCGAAGGGAAGGGAGAACAGGAGCACTCCcagcagaaagaggaggaggaggagatggcagTGGTCCCGCAAGGCCTCTTCCGGGGTGGGAAGAGCGGAGAgctggagcaggagcaggaggaggagcggCTCTCCAAGGAGTGGGAGGACTCCAAACGCTGGAGCAAGATGGACCAGCTGGCCAAGGAGCTGACGGCTGAGAAGCGGctggaggggcaggaggaggaggaggacaaccGGGACAGTTCCATGAAGCTCTCCTTCCGGGCCCGGGCCTACGGCTTTAGGGGCCCTGGGCCGCAGCTGCGACGAGGCTGGAGGCCATCCTCCCGGGAGGACAGCCTTGAGGCGGGCCTGCCCCTCCAGGTCCGAGGCTACCccgaggagaagaaagaggaggagggcagCGCAAACCGCAGACCAGAG